From Anopheles funestus chromosome 3RL, idAnoFuneDA-416_04, whole genome shotgun sequence, a single genomic window includes:
- the LOC125769654 gene encoding activator of 90 kDa heat shock protein ATPase homolog 1 — protein sequence MAKWGEGDPRWIVEERPDATNVNNWHWTEKNATPWSKDKLKALLDGFVISEAGLECTITKIDKLDGEATANNRKGKLIFFYEWNIVLLWKGHFNDEDVTGKVTIPNLSEENDVDEVELTVSLDSSNPASEKMKLFMYNVGREKLRKQLGTYIRELKADFAKGLILPKKDEVNGTETVPQKNDKETVFASGFNKKKIDLETITSAKDSSKKVSGCKLDLKTLEMTEKFQCRSNELFDALTREDMVTAFTRGHVKHELFKGGDFVYFGGNISGKFEEIVPNKKLVQTWRYKEWPSGHYSSVTMELEEEEDHTALKLTQTMIPAAEFERTEQNWKRYYWNSIRSAFGFGSFLC from the exons ATGGCCAAATGGGGAGAAGGCGATCCACGCTGGATTGTGGAGGAGCGACCGGATGCGACAAATGTCAACAATTGGCACTGGACAGAGAAAAACGCTACACCGTGGTCGAAGGATAAGTTGAAGGCCCTGCTCGATGGGTTTGTAATTTCCGAAGCAGGCTTGGAATGCACCATAACAAAGATTGACAAGCTGGATGGTGAGGCAACGGCCAACAATCGGAAAGGGAAGCTGATATTCTTTTACGAGTGGAACATAGTGTTGCTGTGGAAGGGCCACTTCAACGATGAGGATGTGACGGGCAAAGTGACCATTCCGAACCTTTCCGAGGAGAACGATGTGGACGAGGTGGAACTAACGGTGTCGTTGGATAGTTCTAATCCGGCCTCGGAGAAGATGAAGCTATTTATGTATAATGTCGGACGGGAGAAGCTACGGAAACAGCTGGGCACCTACATCCGTGAGCTTAAGGCCGACTTTGCTAAAGGGTTGATACTGCCGAAAAAGGACGAAGTGAATGGTACAGAGACGGTACCGCAGAAGAATGACAAAGAAACTGTGTTCGCTAGCGGATTTAACAAGAAAAAGATTGACCTCGAAACCATAACCAGTGCGAAAGATTCCTCGAAAAAGGTCTCTGGGTGTAAGCTGGACTTGAAGACGCTGGAAATGACGGAAAAGTTCCAGTGTAGGTCGAATGAATTGTTCGACGCGCTTACAAGGGAGGACATGGTGACGGCATTCACCCGAGGCCACGTTAAGCACGAACTGTTCAAGGGAGGAGA TTTCGTTTACTTTGGAGGCAATATTAGTGGCAAGTTTGAAGAAATTGTGCCCAATAAGAAACTTGTACAGACCTGGCGATACAAAGAGTGGCCTTCGGGACATTATTCTTCTGTAACAATGGAGTTAGAAGAGGAG GAGGACCACACAGCACTTAAACTCACCCAAACGATGATTCCGGCGGCCGAATTCGAAAGGACTGAACAGAACTGGAAGCGATACTACTGGAATAGTATTCGAAGTGCGTTTGGATTCGGAAGTTTTCTTTgctaa
- the LOC125769677 gene encoding pre-mRNA-splicing factor Syf2 has protein sequence MAETAAGSSKTFAEKHAERMARLKQLHTQRNEARASNHQEVIAEHERKKLPANWESRQRQAEWLIGDLKARTEAEENGLDYNRVKMLNVSAAEADRIDKLKAKKRNADPGFSDYEAQTARQYNRLVKAMPARDLVKYEEQKEKYGDAFYGGPNVILQGLHKDTPVAIDNMVKDLEGQIAKRKKFSRRRTHNDDADIDYINEKNARFNKKLERFYGEHTTEIKQNLERGTAI, from the coding sequence ATGGCAGAAACAGCCGCAGGTTCATCAAAAACATTTGCTGAGAAGCACGCTGAACGAATGGCCCGCTTAAAACAGCTGCACACACAGCGTAATGAGGCGCGCGCTTCCAACCATCAAGAGGTTATCGCAGAACATGAGCGCAAGAAGCTGCCTGCGAATTGGGAATCCAGACAACGACAAGCTGAATGGTTGATCGGAGATTTAAAGGCACGCACGGAAGCGGAAGAAAACGGACTAGACTACAACCGAGTGAAAATGCTGAATGTGTCCGCAGCCGAAGCAGACCGAATCGATAAACTTAAAGCAAAGAAGAGGAACGCAGATCCGGGCTTCTCAGACTACGAAGCGCAAACAGCACGACAGTACAATCGGTTGGTCAAAGCGATGCCCGCCAGAGATTTGGTCAAGTATGAAGAGCAAAAGGAGAAATATGGAGATGCTTTCTATGGTGGGCCGAATGTTATACTGCAAGGGTTGCACAAGGACACTCCAGTTGCAATCGACAACATGGTGAAGGATTTGGAAGGGCAGATAGCCAAACGCAAGAAGTTCTCTAGAAGGCGTACACACAACGATGATGCCGATATTGATTACATTAATGAAAAGAATGCTCGGTTCAACAAGAAATTGGAACGATTCTATGGTGAACATACCACAGAGATCAAACAAAATTTGGAACGCGGTACAGCCATCTAA